One genomic segment of Streptomyces sp. NBC_00239 includes these proteins:
- a CDS encoding succinate dehydrogenase/fumarate reductase iron-sulfur subunit — protein sequence MSTYDASFRVWRGDTEGGELRDFTVEVHDGEVVLDIVHRLQATQASDLAVRWNCKAGKCGSCSAEINGRPRLLCMTRMSTFDRAETITVTPLRAFPVIRDLVTDVSFNYRKAREIPAFVPPEGVAPGEYRMQQVDVDRSQEFRKCIECFLCQDTCHVVRDHEENKEVFAGPRFLMRVAELDMHPLDAAAEQGLDRKRTAQEEHGLGYCNITKCCTEVCPEGIRITDNALIPLKERAVDRKYDPLVWLGSRIRRRSEPRE from the coding sequence ATGAGTACGTACGACGCGAGCTTCCGGGTGTGGCGGGGTGACACGGAGGGCGGCGAGCTGCGGGACTTCACGGTCGAGGTGCACGACGGGGAGGTGGTGCTCGACATCGTGCACCGGCTGCAGGCCACCCAGGCCTCGGACCTCGCCGTCCGCTGGAACTGCAAGGCGGGCAAGTGCGGTTCGTGCAGTGCCGAGATCAACGGGCGGCCGCGGCTGCTGTGCATGACCCGGATGTCGACCTTCGACCGGGCCGAGACGATCACCGTGACCCCGCTGCGGGCCTTCCCGGTCATCCGCGACCTGGTGACGGACGTGTCCTTCAACTACCGCAAGGCGCGGGAGATTCCGGCGTTCGTCCCGCCGGAGGGGGTGGCGCCGGGCGAGTACCGGATGCAGCAGGTGGACGTGGACCGCTCGCAGGAGTTCCGCAAGTGCATCGAGTGCTTCCTGTGCCAGGACACGTGCCATGTGGTCCGCGACCACGAGGAGAACAAGGAGGTCTTCGCGGGCCCGCGCTTCCTGATGCGGGTGGCGGAGCTGGACATGCACCCGCTGGACGCCGCCGCCGAGCAGGGCCTGGACCGCAAGCGCACCGCTCAGGAAGAGCACGGTCTGGGCTACTGCAACATCACCAAGTGCTGTACGGAGGTCTGCCCGGAGGGCATCAGGATCACCGACAACGCGCTGATCCCGCTGAAGGAGCGGGCGGTGGACCGTAAGTACGACCCGCTGGTCTGGCTGGGCAGCAGGATCCGCCGCCGGTCCGAACCCCGGGAGTGA